In a genomic window of Primulina huaijiensis isolate GDHJ02 chromosome 10, ASM1229523v2, whole genome shotgun sequence:
- the LOC140986376 gene encoding uncharacterized protein — translation MKAHLAKVPLILKPVILSLFLSLSVLAFLSRQTPLHSSGKTDTAEEEQLPSDLKIRPGYASYDAYLQRQLNKTLNPKLREIWTTRDWDRKVKVFSEFFDNLKQRGLISNGSKALSIGARVGQEVAAMKRVGVNDSVGIDLVPYPPLVLKGDFHHQPFDDETFDFEFSNVFDHALYPWKFVGEIERTMKRGGICVLHVLLSRRADKYSANDLYSVKPLEKLFKKSELIEVRSIDGFGLDTEVVFKKKE, via the coding sequence ATGAAAGCACATCTCGCAAAGGTTCCCTTAATCCTCAAACCAGTCATCCTCTCCCTGTTTCTCTCGCTTTCCGTCTTAGCTTTCCTCTCGCGCCAAACCCCGCTTCATTCCTCTGGCAAAACCGACACCGCCGAAGAGGAACAACTGCCTTCCGATCTCAAGATCCGGCCCGGCTACGCCTCCTACGATGCCTACCTCCAGCGTCAGTTGAACAAGACCCTCAACCCTAAGCTCAGGGAGATATGGACCACCCGTGATTGGGATCGGAAGGTGAAGGTTTTCTCCGAGTTTTTCGACAACTTGAAGCAGAGGGGGCTCATCTCCAATGGGTCCAAAGCGCTTTCCATCGGAGCCCGGGTGGGGCAGGAAGTCGCTGCTATGAAACGGGTCGGGGTTAATGATTCGGTGGGGATCGATCTGGTTCCCTATCCTCCTCTGGTGCTCAAGGGAGATTTTCACCATCAACCGTTCGACGATGAGACTTTCGACTTCGAGTTCTCCAACGTGTTTGATCACGCGCTTTATCCGTGGAAGTTCGTGGGGGAGATCGAACGGACGATGAAACGCGGTGGGATCTGCGTGCTACACGTGTTGCTATCTCGACGCGCGGATAAGTATTCCGCCAACGATTTGTACAGTGTGAAGCCATTGGAGAAACTGTTCAAGAAATCGGAGCTAATTGAGGTAAGGAGTATCGATGGATTTGGTTTAGATACTGAAGttgttttcaagaaaaaagAATAA
- the LOC140986375 gene encoding MA3 DOMAIN-CONTAINING TRANSLATION REGULATORY FACTOR 1-like translates to MANSEGFLTEGQREMLKIASQNAEVMSSLSLSSSPKSPGPRSPGQNSSVISEHHFVKVPGGGQSAAAGGIAVRHVRRSHSGKFIRVKKDGAGGKGTWGKLIDTDGISCIDRKDPNYDSGEEPYELVGSNVSDPLDEYKKAVLSIIEEYFSTGDVDMAASDLRELGSSQYHPYIVKRLVSMAMDRHDKEKEMASVLLSALYADVINPSQISQGFLILLESADDLAVDILDTVDILALFIARAVVDEILPPAFITKVRKILPVASKGLEVLQTAEKSYLSAPHHAELIERRWGGSTHLTVDEVKKKISDLLREYVESGDTPEACRCIRELGVSFFHHEVVKRALVLAMEIQTAEPLILKLLKEAADEGLISSSQMVKGITRIVESLDDLALDVPSAKNFFQTIVPQAISDGWLDASYLKSSGEDGKQPDEVDENLKCYKKEVVTIIHEYFLSDDIPELIRSLEDLGMSKYNPIFLKKLITLAMDRKNREKEMASVLLSVLHIEIFSTEDIVNGFVMLLESAEDTALDILDASNELAFFLARAIIDDVLAPLNLEEIASRLPPNSSGSETVSMARSLIAARHAGERILRCWGGGTGWAVEDAKDKIQKLLEEYESGGVVNEACQCIRDLDMPFFNHEVVKRALVMAMEKKNDRVLDLLQACFSEGLITINQMTKGLSRIKDGLEDLALDIPNAKDKFKWYVEHARERGWLLPSFG, encoded by the exons ATGGCTAACAGCGAGGGGTTTCTGACGGAGGGGCAGAGGGAGATGCTGAAAATCGCGTCCCAAAATGCGGAGGTGATGTCATCATTATCGTTGTCTTCGTCGCCGAAATCTCCAGGTCCAAGGTCTCCCGGTCAGAACTCGTCTGTGATCTCTGAGCATCATTTTGTGAAGGTTCCAGGCGGCGGGCAGTCTGCTGCGGCTGGGGGCATAGCAGTTAGGCACGTGCGCCGATCTCACTCCGGGAAATTTATTAGAGTTAAAAAGG ATGGTGCTGGTGGTAAAGGCACATGGGGAAAGCTGATCGATACTGATGGCATATCTTGTATAGATCGGAAGGATCCTAACTACGACAGTGGCGAG GAACCCTATGAGCTAGTTGGATCAAATGTATCTGATCCTCTCGATGAATACAAAAAAGCTGTGTTGTCCATCATAGAGGAGTACTTTAGCACCGGTGATGTAGATATGGCTGCTTCTGATCTTAGAGAACTAGGATCAAGCCAGTACCATCCCTACATTGTTAAACGCCTGGTTTCTATGGCCATGGACAGACATGACAAAGAGAAGGAGATGGCTTCGGTCTTGTTGTCTGCTCTGTATGCCGATGTAATCAATCCTTCCCAAATTAGCCAGGGGTTTTTGATACTGCTTGAATCTGCTGATGACTTGGCAGTGGACATATTGGATACTGTTGATATTCTTGCTTTATTCATTGCTCGAGCAGTGGTGGATGAAATTCTACCCCCGGCTTTCATTACCAAGGTCAGAAAAATACTTCCAGTGGCGTCCAAGGGATTGGAGGTGCTGCAAACTGCTGAGAAAAGCTATCTCTCAGCACCCCACCATGCTGAACTTATAGAAAGACGCTGGGGTGGAAGTACACATCTCACTGTTGATGAGGTGAAGAAAAAGATATCTGACCTTCTAAGGGAATACGTGGAGAGTGGTGATACTCCTGAAGCCTGTAGATGTATCAGAGAATTAGGTGTTTCATTTTTCCATCACGAAGTTGTGAAAAGAGCATTAGTTCTAGCCATGGAGATCCAGACTGCGGAGCCACTTATTTTGAAGCTGTTAAAGGAAGCGGCAGACGAGGGTTTAATAAGTTCAAGTCAGATGGTGAAAGGCATTACTCGAATAGTTGAGAGCCTTGATGACCTTGCCCTTGATGTTCCTTCAGCAAAAAATTTCTTTCAAACCATTGTTCCCCAGGCAATATCTGATGGATGGCTTGATGCATCTTACCTAAAATCTTCGGGAGAGGATGGGAAGCAACCAGACGAAGTTGATGAAAACCTGAAGTGCTACAAGAAAGAGGTTGTTACCATAATTCATGAATACTTCCTCTCAGATGATATTCCAGAACTGATTCGAAGCCTAGAAGATCTAGGTATGAGCAAATATAACCCAATTTTTCTCAAGAAGCTCATCACCCTTGCCATGGATCGAAAAAACAGGGAGAAGGAAATGGCCTCTGTTTTACTCTCTGTGCTTCATATAGAGATCTTCTCAACCGAAGACATAGTTAATGGGTTTGTTATGCTGCTAGAATCTGCCGAAGATACGGCACTCGACATTTTAGATGCGTCAAATGAACTTGCCTTTTTCCTGGCAAGGGCCATTATAGACGATGTCCTTGCTCCTCTAAATTTGGAAGAGATCGCCAGTAGGCTGCCTCCAAATAGTAGTGGAAGTGAAACTGTTAGTATGGCACGATCACTCATAGCAGCACGTCATGCTGGGGAGAGGATTCTGAGGTGCTGGGGTGGTGGCACCGGCTGGGCTGTGGAAGATGCAAAGGACAAGATTCAAAAGCTTCTTGAGGAATATGAAAGCGGGGGGGTTGTCAATGAAGCTTGTCAATGCATTCGCGATCTGGACATGCCTTTCTTCAATCATGAAGTGGTGAAGAGAGCGTTAGTTATGGCAATGGAGAAGAAAAATGACAGGGTGCTGGATTTACTTCAAGCATGCTTTAGTGAGGGGTTGATCACTATCAATCAGATGACCAAAGGCTTAAGTAGGATCAAAGATGGGCTCGAAGATCTTGCTCTCGACATTCCAAATGCAAAGGATAAATTCAAATGGTACGTGGAGCATGCCCGAGAACGAGGTTGGCTCTTGCCATCATTTGGTTAG
- the LOC140985541 gene encoding CBBY-like protein: MAVTPLSPPLTASSSCCAVFTRHLPLPLPRKTAFLSSPSSSLVLGGSRLAGLIFMKRTLSGDVGFGGVKCMTSAAPSVLPKALLFDCDGVLVDTEKDGHRISFNETFAEKQLGVTWDVDLYGELLKIGGGKERMTAYFNKVGWPDNAPKIEEERKQFVASLHKRKTELFMALIEKKLLPLRPGVAKLLDQALGNGVKVAVCSTSNEKAVSAVVSFLLGPERAEKIQIFAGDVVPRKKPDPAIYLLAAETLGIEPSSCVVVEDSAIGLAAAKAAGMKCIVTKSGYTGDEDFSNADAVFDCIGDSPEEGFNLAFCGSLLQK; the protein is encoded by the exons ATGGCTGTGACCCCTCTCTCTCCCCCTCTCACAGCTTCATCATCTTGTTGTGCTGTATTTACCCGCCATTTGCCGCTGCCTTTGCCGAGAAAGACCGCATTTTTATCATCGCCATCTTCTTCTTTAGTATTGGGTGGTTCAAGATTAGCTGGCTTGATATTCATGAAAAGAACTTTGAGCGGTGATGTGGGGTTTGGAGGGGTTAAATGTATGACTTCTGCTGCACCTTCGGTTCTTCCAAAGGCCTTATTGTTCGATTGTGACGGTGTTTTAGTTGACACTGAAAAAGATGGCCATCGCATTTCTTTCAATGAGACTTTCGCTGAg AAGCAATTGGGAGTGACTTGGGATGTTGATTTGTATGGTGAATTGCTCAAAATCGGTGGCGGCAAGGAAAG GATGACAGCTTACTTTAACAAGGTAGGCTGGCCGGACAACGCACcaaaaattgaagaagaaagaaagcAATTTGTCGCATCGCTTCACAAACGGAAGACGGAACTATTCATGGCGCTTATTGAGAAAAAGTTGCTGCCTCTTAGGCCTGGTGTAGCGAA GTTGCTGGATCAGGCTTTGGGGAATGGAGTCAAAGTTGCTGTATGCAGCACTTCAAATGAGAAGGCG GTATCTGCTGTAGTTTCATTCTTGTTAGGACCTGAGCGAGCCGAAAAAATCCAGATATTTGCTGGAGATGTGGTTCCTCGGAAGAAACCTGATCCA GCAATTTATCTGCTAGCGGCAGAAACACTGGGCATCGAGCCTTCAAG TTGCGTTGTTGTGGAAGACAGTGCCATTGGCCTTGCGGCTGCCAAAGCTGCAGGAATGAAGTGTATCGTAACAAAGAGTGG GTACACAGGCGACGAGGATTTCTCAAATGCAGATGCAGTTTTTGACTGCATCGGGGATTCTCCGGAAGAAGGATTCAACTTGGCATTTTGTGGAAGCCTTCTTCAGAAATAG